From the genome of Williamwhitmania taraxaci:
ATCGGAGTAAGCCTTTAGAGCCCTTGCTGCTAATCCATCGAAAAAATCGAAGATGGCAGCCAGAACAATAAACCCGGCAGCAACTTGAAACTGTCCGTTGAATGCAGCAACAATGGCGACGCACCCCGAAAATAGGTTAAGCGATGTTATTCCGTTGGGAATATGGCGAATAATGCTCATGGTTCTTCAGTGTTTAAAGCAATAAGTGGCGTAAAGTTAAGTTATTTATTGTAGTTTGGATAAACCCTTTCGTTTGTATAAGTTTATTGCCCGAATTAAACCATCTATGAGGCCTACGATACTTTTGTTTTATGTTCTGTTGTTGCTTGGAGTTCAGGGCGCTCTGGCCCAAACTACCCCGAAGTATAGCAACGAATTTTTACAAGTAGGCGTTGGTGCCCGCGCATTAAGCATGGGCGGATCGGTGGTGACTTCGGAGTTGGGTCCCTTTAGCACTTTTTGGAATCCTGCCTCACTCACTTTGCAAGGCCAAAAATATGGGGTAGGTGCTATGCATGCCGAATATTTTGCTGGAATAGCCAGTTTCGATGCAATAGGATTCACCTACCGTCAGGATTCCCTTTCGGGCTTTAGCCTTGGTTTTGTTCGGCTTGGTGTCGACGATATTTTAAATACAACGCAGCTTATCGATAAAGAGGGCAACCTCGACTACTCTCGTATCTCCCTTTTCTCAACCTCCGACAATGCTTTCTTTGTTGGCTATGGACGTATTATTCCTCAGCTGGGCCTTAGTATTGGCGGAAATGCAAAAATCATTTACCGGCACGTAGGCCAATTTGCCTCGGCCTATGGCTTCGGAATCGACTTGGGTGCTCGTAAGGGTTTGGGCAAATGGTTGGTGGCAGCAACCCTGCGCGATGTAACCACTACCTTCTCATACTGGACCTTCAATTCGAAAAAGCTCGAAATTCAGGTGGGTGATTCTACCTTTAATTATGCTCCTTCGCAAAGTGTTGAACTTACGCTACCTCGTTTAATTGCTGGCGTTTCGCGCAGGATAGCCGTTGTCGGAAAAGTAAGTGCCATGGCCGAGTTGAATCTCGAGATGACTTTTGATGGTCGGCGGCATACCCTAATTTCCTCAAAAGCAGCCAGCATCGATCCGAAGTTAGGGTTGGAAGTGGGTTACGATGGGCTGGTGTTTTTGCGGATGGGCGTGAATAATATCCAAGAGGAGACGGACTTTGGCGGCAAGAAAAGTTATAGCTTTCAACCAAATTTAGGCTTAGGTGTGAAATGGCGCGGTTGGTCATTGGATTACGCGCTTACCAATATTGGCAGCGTTGGCATTGGTCAATACTCCAACATCTTTTCGGTGGGGTATAGTTTCGATCGCTTGAATTTGAATAACATATTTTAGTCTTACTACGCATGATTCGAATTGCAGTCGATTTTGATGGAACCATTGTGGAGAATGCATACCCGTCCATTGGCAAGGAACAGCTTTTTGCCTTCGAAACGCTAAAGATGCTTCAGAGGCGTGGGTTTATTCTAATTCTGTGGACATACAGGGCCGGTCGTCAGCTCGAGGAGGCAGTCGAGTACTGCCGCAAAAACGGAGTTGAGTTCTATGCGGTAAACCGTAATTACCCAGAGGAAATTTACGATGAAACCATTTCTCGAAAAATTGATGCCGAAATTTATATCGATGATAAAAATATTGGTGGATTTCCTGGGTGGACAAATATTTGGGCTATGCTTTTTCCTGAAGAGGCAAATGTGGATGCCAAGGCAGAGTTAAGGGCTTTGCGCATGCGGAAGAAGAGTTTTTGGAATTTATTTAGGAAATAGAGATATGAAAGTAAGGTTTTTACAATTTGTCACGGTTGCTTTTGTTGCAAGCATTATTAGCTGTGCCCATAATGGTGAGGCAACCAAATCTACCGGAAACACTGCCACTGATACTACTCCAGAGGAGATTCTCTTTAGCTTGAAAAATGCCCCAACCGGTGTTGTGAGAAGTGGTGATCAGGTTGCCTTTGAAATGGTTCCAGCCTCGGCCGCAAATTCTATCGATTCGGCTGTTTTGCTCCTCGATGGACAGCGTGTGGCTGCTTTCATAGGTAATAGCTTAACGTGGAATAGCCTTGGTTGTAAAATGGGAACGCGTTCGCTGCGCGTTGTGGCATATTCGGGTAAAAAAACTTCGAGTGAGACTGCCACCGTTAAGGTCCTTCCCAAGGATGCACCAAAGCAAATGACCTGCAAGGTAACTAAGGTTTATCCTCACGATATTGGTGCCTATACGCAAGGATTGGTGTTTCATGAAGGTGGCTTTCTTGAAGGCACTGGCCAGATGGGCGAATCAAACCTACGTAGGGTTGAGTTGAACACCGGAAAAGTTCTTCAACAATACAACATTCCTTCCGATATTTTTGGCGAAGGAATAACGGTTCTTGGCGATAAAATCTTCCAAATTACGTGGCGTTCCAACGTATGCTTTGTATACGATACCAAGACGTTTAGCCTACTCACCAAGTTTAGCTATCCTACCGAGGGGTGGGGAATTACCACCGTTGATAAGCAGCTGGTGATGAGCGATGGCTCAAACCTGCTTTACTATATGGATCCGGAATACTTTACCGAGAAGAGCCGCTTGGAGGTTTTTGACAACGAAGGACCTGTTCACTACCTCAACGAGCTGGAGTATATCGATGGGTTTATTTGGGCCAACGTCTACATGACCGATCGCATTGTAAAGATTGACCCAAAGACTGGTGCCGTGGTGGCCGATGTGATGTGCCGCAACCTGCTAAAATCGTCAGATAAAAAGGGGAATACCGATGTGCTCAACGGAATTGCCTACGATGCCAAAACCGGCAGAATATTTATCACCGGGAAATACTGGCCGAAGCTGTTTGAGGTGGAAATGAAATAATGTGACAATTTGCCAATGAAGATGAACCGACGGGGTGATCTTCTATTTTTCTACAGCCAGCAACGCCGTTTAGGTCGATTAAAAAACCTAAGCTAGAACCGAACTATATATCACTTCAAAACGTTAACTTTGTGTGATATAAAACGAGGTAAAGTATGAATCCAACTGAAAAAATGGACTTTATTCAAAGTCATCTGTATCTAGCTGATGAGGGATTAATTAATGAGTTTTACGAGATGCTATGCAAGGATACAGCCCTGAAATGTAAGCTGGAAAGTAGAGCAATAAAAGCGGAAAACGATATCCAAACAGGCAATCTATTTTCGAGAGAGGAGTTAGAGAAGCGAATTTTCT
Proteins encoded in this window:
- a CDS encoding putative type IX sorting system protein PorV2, with the translated sequence MRPTILLFYVLLLLGVQGALAQTTPKYSNEFLQVGVGARALSMGGSVVTSELGPFSTFWNPASLTLQGQKYGVGAMHAEYFAGIASFDAIGFTYRQDSLSGFSLGFVRLGVDDILNTTQLIDKEGNLDYSRISLFSTSDNAFFVGYGRIIPQLGLSIGGNAKIIYRHVGQFASAYGFGIDLGARKGLGKWLVAATLRDVTTTFSYWTFNSKKLEIQVGDSTFNYAPSQSVELTLPRLIAGVSRRIAVVGKVSAMAELNLEMTFDGRRHTLISSKAASIDPKLGLEVGYDGLVFLRMGVNNIQEETDFGGKKSYSFQPNLGLGVKWRGWSLDYALTNIGSVGIGQYSNIFSVGYSFDRLNLNNIF
- a CDS encoding BT0820 family HAD-type phosphatase, with translation MRIAVDFDGTIVENAYPSIGKEQLFAFETLKMLQRRGFILILWTYRAGRQLEEAVEYCRKNGVEFYAVNRNYPEEIYDETISRKIDAEIYIDDKNIGGFPGWTNIWAMLFPEEANVDAKAELRALRMRKKSFWNLFRK
- a CDS encoding glutaminyl-peptide cyclotransferase, with the protein product MKVRFLQFVTVAFVASIISCAHNGEATKSTGNTATDTTPEEILFSLKNAPTGVVRSGDQVAFEMVPASAANSIDSAVLLLDGQRVAAFIGNSLTWNSLGCKMGTRSLRVVAYSGKKTSSETATVKVLPKDAPKQMTCKVTKVYPHDIGAYTQGLVFHEGGFLEGTGQMGESNLRRVELNTGKVLQQYNIPSDIFGEGITVLGDKIFQITWRSNVCFVYDTKTFSLLTKFSYPTEGWGITTVDKQLVMSDGSNLLYYMDPEYFTEKSRLEVFDNEGPVHYLNELEYIDGFIWANVYMTDRIVKIDPKTGAVVADVMCRNLLKSSDKKGNTDVLNGIAYDAKTGRIFITGKYWPKLFEVEMK